A genomic window from Ascaphus truei isolate aAscTru1 chromosome 1, aAscTru1.hap1, whole genome shotgun sequence includes:
- the MAP3K1 gene encoding mitogen-activated protein kinase kinase kinase 1 isoform X2, translating to MAAAAGSRSSSGLTTAAGGGGAVSSSPETGQHVEAVMGDVVEQRADWRRKQLRKVRSVELDKLVELEHHTPGTAGSGEQEPGTAVGTGPSPGSEAEDPSGSQTMAPGRDMENKETLRGLQKMDDRPEERMIREKLKATCMPAWKHEWLERRSRRGPVVVKPIPVKADGSDAFKTDSAVDGSLSGSSQGPRGRRSPSPSSSSSNSSKITKPESPGVRRKGLSPVPFQSGRVTPPRRAPSPDGFSPYSPEETSRRVNKVMRARLYLLQQIGPNSFLIGGDSPDNKYRVFIGPQTCSCGRGTFCIHLLFVMLRVFQLEPSDTMLWRKTLKNFEVESLFQKYHSRRSSRIKAPSRNTIQKFVSRMSNSHTLSSTTSTSSSDTSMKDEEEQMCPICLLGMLDEESLIVCDEGCRNKLHHHCMSIWAEECRRNREPLICPLCRSKWRSQDFYSHELPGPVDSPPVLRSVQQPSLQQDPTAGSQSRSQDTNLNLTHYGVQHIPPAYKSMAEPWIQVFGMELVGCLFSRNWNIREMALRRLSHDVSGALLLANGESTGNSGSGSGCTPVGSSQSTVSGDVVVDACCSVLSMVCADPVYKVYVAALKTLRAMLVYTPCHTPAERKRLQRLLNPVVETILVKCADANSRTSQLSVSTLLELCKGQAGELAVGREILKSGSIGIGGVDFVLNCILANQTESNNWQALLGRLCLIDRLLLEFPAEFYPHIISGEVLQADTVVDRYKNLLSLLHFALQCIDNSHSMVGKLSRRVFLSAARMVARVPSVYVKLLDMLSVTSSTHYIRMRRRLMAIAEEMDIVEVIQQGMEDSQAFEKRREAFVQPSAPANSPVTSQTNSPENTVQLSGKLGGKMCDSKSASSPEDLCEALEVMSLALPLSSVTTEQPKPAIQTKRRPPSKCLNSPSSTHPHSFFPTLPSPSSTPSVPAGPVTDVTKPRPQGFTPCKWSSASPQTQRKFSLQIQKSSSGSKEQDKLSPVFTQARPLPSHHIHRPKPSRPNPSDVVKPGETPKGNMTLELNVSHCDNCGRNSSAVIPSDETVFTPVDEKCRLDANPELHSSMEDLLEASMPACDSTVTFKSEVAVLSPERAEIDDTYKDDVSHNQKCKEKMEAEEEEALAIVLAMSASQDALPVVSQLQVENGEDIIIIQQDTPETLPGHTKAKNHYREEMEWLKGQQIGLGAFSSCYQAQDVETGTLMAVKQVIYVRNTSTEQGEVVETLREEIRMMNHLSHPNIIRMLGATCEKSNYNLFIEWMAGGSVSHLLSKYGAFKESVIINYTEQLLRGLSYLHENQIIHRDIKGANLLIDSTGQRLRIADFGAAARLASKGTGAGEFQGQLLGTIAFMAPEVLRGQQYGRSCDVWSVGCGVIEMSCAKPPWNAEKHSNHLALIFKIASATTAPAIPPHLSPGLRDVTLRCLELQPQDRPPSRELLKHPVFRTKW from the exons TCGTGACATGGAGAATAAAGAAACACTCAGGGGCTTGCAGAAAATGGATGACCGCCCGGAGGAGCGCATGATCAGGGAAAAACTCAAGGCAACATGTATGCCAGCCTGGAAACACGAATGGCTGGAGAGGAGAAGCAGACGAGGCCCTGTG GTTGTGAAACCAATTCCTGTGAAAGCAGATGGATCCGACGCGTTCAAAACGGACTCTGCTGTTGATGGGTCACTCAGTGGGTCATCCCAAGGTCCGAGAGGAAGGCGCAGTCCTTCACCCAGCAGCTCATCGTCCAACTCATCCAAAATAACAAAGCCGGAGTCTCCCGGAGTGAGAAGGAAAGGGCTCTCTCCGGTGCCT TTTCAGAGCGGACGTGTCACTCCACCGCGAAGAGCTCCCTCTCCTGATGGCTTTTCACCTTACAGTCCTGAGGAGACCAGTCGTAGGGTCAACAAAGTTATGCGAGCAAGACTCTATTTGCTGCAGCAAATTGGGCCCAACTCTTTCTTAATTGGCGGAGACAGCCCAGATAATAAATATAGAGTTTTTATTGGGCCTCAG ACGTGCAGCTGTGGCAGAGGGACTTTCTGCATCCATCTCCTCTTTGTCATGCTAAGAGTGTTTCAGCTGGAGCCCTCAGACACGATGCTGTGGAGAAAAACCTTGAAGAATTTTGAG GTTGAGAGTTTGTTCCAGAAATATCACAGTAGGCGTAGCTCAAGAATCAAAGCCCCATCTCGTAACACCATCCAGAAGTTTGTATCACGCATGTCAAATTCCCATACATTGTCATCTACCACCTCTACATCTAGCTCCGATACCAG CATGAAAGATGAAGAGGAGCAGATGTGCCCCATCTGTTTGCTGGGCATGCTGGATGAGGAGAGCCTGATTGTATGTGACGAAGGCTGCAGAAACAAGTTGCACCATCACTGCATGTCAATTT gggcagaagagtgtagaaGAAACAGAGAGCCTCTGATCTGTCCTCTTTGTCGTTCCAAGTGGAGATCACAGGATTTCTACAG TCATGAATTGCCTGGCCCTGTGGATTCTCCTCCTGTTCTCCGGTCTGTCCAGCAGCCGTCTCTGCAACAGGATCCTACAGCTGGCTCCCAAAGCCGGTCACAAGATACCAATTTAAACCTGACACATTATGGGGTCCAGCATATTCCTCCTGCCTATAAGAGCATGGCTGAACCTTGGATTCAG GTTTTCGGAATGGAACTGGTAGGCTGCTTGTTTTCTCGCAACTGGAATATCCGGGAGATGGCCCTGCGGCGTCTTTCCCACGACGTCAGTGGGGCCCTGCTCTTGGCAAATGGTGAAAGCACTGGAAATTCGGGAAGTGGCAGTGGGTGCACCCCTGTTGGTTCATCTCAGTCTACTGTCTCAGGGGATGTCGTTGTGGATGCCTGCTGCAGTGTGTTGTCCATGGTGTGTGCCGACCCGGTCTACAAAGTGTACGTCGCTGCTTTA AAAACCTTACGAGCCATGCTTGTCTACACTCCTTGCCATACACCAGCAGAAAGGAAAAGGCTACAACGGCTTCTCAACCCAGTTGTTGAAACCATCCTGGTCAAATGTGCAGATGCCAATAG CCGGACAAGTCAGCTTTCAGTGTCAACGTTGTTGGAACTATGCAAAGGACAAGCCGGCGAGTTAGCAGTGGGAAGAGAAATACTCAAATCTG GTTCCATTGGTATTGGTGGTGTGGATTTTGTCTTGAACTGTATTCTTGCAAACCAAACCGAGTCGAACAACTGGCAAGCACTACTTGGCCGTCTTTGTCTTATTGACAGACTCTTGTTGGAGTTTCCTGCTGAATTTTATCCCCACATTATCAGTGGAGAAGTTTTGCAGGCTGATACGGTAGTAGACAG ATATAAGAACCTGCTATCTCTGTTACATTTTGCATTGCAGTGCATTGATAATTCTCATTCAATGGTTGGAAAACTATCCCGAAGGGTGTTTTTAAGTGCAGCAAGAATGGTTGCAAGGGTTCCCTCTGTGTATGTCAAGTTGTTGGATATGTTGAGCGTGACCAGCTCAACACATTACATCCGTATGCGTCGACGTTTAATGGCCATTGCAGAAGAAATGGATATTGTTGAAGTCATTCAACAGGGTATGGAAGATTCGCAAGCTTTTGAAAAACGCAGGGAAGCTTTTGTACAGCCTTCTGCCCCTGCAAActccccggtaacctcacagacTAATTCCCCAGAAAATACCGTGCAGCTATCAGGGAAGCTGGGGGGAAAAATGTGTGACTCAAAATCGGCTTCCAGCCCAGAGGACTTATGTGAGGCACTGGAAGTCATGTCGTTAGCACTTCCTTTGTCCTCCGTTACCACCGAGCAACCAAAGCCTGCCATTCAGACAAAACGCAGACCACCCAGTAAGTGCTTGAACTCTCCGTCTTCCACTCACCCCCATTCCTTTTTCCCAACGTTGCCTTCTCCTTCTTCTACTCCTTCTGTGCCAGCTGGTCCTGTCACAGATGTCACAAAGCCCCGACCTCAGGGATTCACTCCCTGTAAATGGTCTTCAGCTTCCCCTCAAACTCAGAGGAAATTTTCTCTTCAGATACAAAAGAGCTCTTCAGGAAGTAAAGAGCAAGATAAACTCTCCCCTGTTTTCACCCAAGCAAGGCCATTGCCATCCCATCACATACACAGGCCAAAGCCATCTCGGCCTAACCCAAGTGACGTGGTGAAACCAGGAGAAACACCAAAAGGCAATATGACTCTAGAACTTAATGTTTCCCATTGTGATAACTGTGGCCGTAACAGCAGTGCTGTTATACCAAGTGATGAGACTGTGTTCACACCTGTAGATGAGAAATGCCGACTGGATGCCAATCCAGAGCTCCATTCCAGCATGGAGGACCTGCTGGAGGCTTCAATGCCTGCATGTGACAGCACGGTTACCTTCAAATCTGAAGTTGCTGTACTCTCTCCTGAGCGTGCTGAGATTGATGACACTTACAAAGATGATGTTAGTCACAATCAGAAGTGCAAAGAGAAAATGGAGGCGGAAGAGGAGGAAGCGCTGGCGATTGTTTTGGCAATGTCGGCCTCTCAGGATGCTCTACCTGTTGTGTCCCAGCTGCAGGTTGAAAATGGAGAAGACATCATCATTATTCAGCAGGAT ACACCCGAGACCCTGCCCGGACATACCAAAGCAAAAAATCATTACCGAGAGGAAATGGAATGGCTCAAAGGCCAGCAGATTGGCttaggggcattttcttcctgctATCAAGCTCAGGATGTTGAAACTGGAACATTAATGGCTGTTAAACAG GTTATCTATGTGAGAAATACATCAACGGAACAAGGAGAAGTGGTTGAGACTCTGAGAGAAGAGATAAGGATGATGAATCACTTGAGTCATCCTAACATAATAAGAATGTTGGGCGCTACATGTGAAAAGAGCAACTACAACCTATTTATCGAGTGGATGGCAG GTGGCTCTGTTTCCCaccttcttagtaaatatggtgcaTTCAAAGAATCTGTCATAATCAATTATACTGAGCAGCTGCTGCGTGGCCTGTCATACCTACATGAGAACCAGATAATCCACAGAGACATAAAAG GTGCCAATCTGTTGATTGACAGCACTGGGCAAAGGCTTCGTATTGCTGATTTTGGAGCTGCGGCCAGGTTGGCATCGAAGGGCACCGGCGCAGGGGAATTTCAGGGACAGTTGCTGGGAACAATTGCCTTCATGGCACCAGAG GTGCTGAGAGGGCAGCAATATGGAAGAAGTTGTGATGTGTGGAGTGTTGGGTGCGGCGTTATAGAGATGTCTTGTGCTAAACCTCCTTGGAATGCAGAAAAGCACTCCAACCATCTTGCGCTTATATTCAAG ATTGCTAGTGCAACAACAGCCCCAGCAATCCCACCACATCTGTCTCCAGGCTTGCGAGATGTGACCCTGCGATGTTTGGAACTTCAGCCCCAAGACAGACCTCCATCAAGGGAGCTGCTGAAACACCCCGTCTTTCGCACAAAGTGGTAG
- the MAP3K1 gene encoding mitogen-activated protein kinase kinase kinase 1 isoform X1 — protein sequence MAAAAGSRSSSGLTTAAGGGGAVSSSPETGQHVEAVMGDVVEQRADWRRKQLRKVRSVELDKLVELEHHTPGTAGSGEQEPGTAVGTGPSPGSEAEDPSGSQTMAPGRDMENKETLRGLQKMDDRPEERMIREKLKATCMPAWKHEWLERRSRRGPVVVKPIPVKADGSDAFKTDSAVDGSLSGSSQGPRGRRSPSPSSSSSNSSKITKPESPGVRRKGLSPVPFQSGRVTPPRRAPSPDGFSPYSPEETSRRVNKVMRARLYLLQQIGPNSFLIGGDSPDNKYRVFIGPQTCSCGRGTFCIHLLFVMLRVFQLEPSDTMLWRKTLKNFEVESLFQKYHSRRSSRIKAPSRNTIQKFVSRMSNSHTLSSTTSTSSSDTSSMKDEEEQMCPICLLGMLDEESLIVCDEGCRNKLHHHCMSIWAEECRRNREPLICPLCRSKWRSQDFYSHELPGPVDSPPVLRSVQQPSLQQDPTAGSQSRSQDTNLNLTHYGVQHIPPAYKSMAEPWIQVFGMELVGCLFSRNWNIREMALRRLSHDVSGALLLANGESTGNSGSGSGCTPVGSSQSTVSGDVVVDACCSVLSMVCADPVYKVYVAALKTLRAMLVYTPCHTPAERKRLQRLLNPVVETILVKCADANSRTSQLSVSTLLELCKGQAGELAVGREILKSGSIGIGGVDFVLNCILANQTESNNWQALLGRLCLIDRLLLEFPAEFYPHIISGEVLQADTVVDRYKNLLSLLHFALQCIDNSHSMVGKLSRRVFLSAARMVARVPSVYVKLLDMLSVTSSTHYIRMRRRLMAIAEEMDIVEVIQQGMEDSQAFEKRREAFVQPSAPANSPVTSQTNSPENTVQLSGKLGGKMCDSKSASSPEDLCEALEVMSLALPLSSVTTEQPKPAIQTKRRPPSKCLNSPSSTHPHSFFPTLPSPSSTPSVPAGPVTDVTKPRPQGFTPCKWSSASPQTQRKFSLQIQKSSSGSKEQDKLSPVFTQARPLPSHHIHRPKPSRPNPSDVVKPGETPKGNMTLELNVSHCDNCGRNSSAVIPSDETVFTPVDEKCRLDANPELHSSMEDLLEASMPACDSTVTFKSEVAVLSPERAEIDDTYKDDVSHNQKCKEKMEAEEEEALAIVLAMSASQDALPVVSQLQVENGEDIIIIQQDTPETLPGHTKAKNHYREEMEWLKGQQIGLGAFSSCYQAQDVETGTLMAVKQVIYVRNTSTEQGEVVETLREEIRMMNHLSHPNIIRMLGATCEKSNYNLFIEWMAGGSVSHLLSKYGAFKESVIINYTEQLLRGLSYLHENQIIHRDIKGANLLIDSTGQRLRIADFGAAARLASKGTGAGEFQGQLLGTIAFMAPEVLRGQQYGRSCDVWSVGCGVIEMSCAKPPWNAEKHSNHLALIFKIASATTAPAIPPHLSPGLRDVTLRCLELQPQDRPPSRELLKHPVFRTKW from the exons TCGTGACATGGAGAATAAAGAAACACTCAGGGGCTTGCAGAAAATGGATGACCGCCCGGAGGAGCGCATGATCAGGGAAAAACTCAAGGCAACATGTATGCCAGCCTGGAAACACGAATGGCTGGAGAGGAGAAGCAGACGAGGCCCTGTG GTTGTGAAACCAATTCCTGTGAAAGCAGATGGATCCGACGCGTTCAAAACGGACTCTGCTGTTGATGGGTCACTCAGTGGGTCATCCCAAGGTCCGAGAGGAAGGCGCAGTCCTTCACCCAGCAGCTCATCGTCCAACTCATCCAAAATAACAAAGCCGGAGTCTCCCGGAGTGAGAAGGAAAGGGCTCTCTCCGGTGCCT TTTCAGAGCGGACGTGTCACTCCACCGCGAAGAGCTCCCTCTCCTGATGGCTTTTCACCTTACAGTCCTGAGGAGACCAGTCGTAGGGTCAACAAAGTTATGCGAGCAAGACTCTATTTGCTGCAGCAAATTGGGCCCAACTCTTTCTTAATTGGCGGAGACAGCCCAGATAATAAATATAGAGTTTTTATTGGGCCTCAG ACGTGCAGCTGTGGCAGAGGGACTTTCTGCATCCATCTCCTCTTTGTCATGCTAAGAGTGTTTCAGCTGGAGCCCTCAGACACGATGCTGTGGAGAAAAACCTTGAAGAATTTTGAG GTTGAGAGTTTGTTCCAGAAATATCACAGTAGGCGTAGCTCAAGAATCAAAGCCCCATCTCGTAACACCATCCAGAAGTTTGTATCACGCATGTCAAATTCCCATACATTGTCATCTACCACCTCTACATCTAGCTCCGATACCAG TAGCATGAAAGATGAAGAGGAGCAGATGTGCCCCATCTGTTTGCTGGGCATGCTGGATGAGGAGAGCCTGATTGTATGTGACGAAGGCTGCAGAAACAAGTTGCACCATCACTGCATGTCAATTT gggcagaagagtgtagaaGAAACAGAGAGCCTCTGATCTGTCCTCTTTGTCGTTCCAAGTGGAGATCACAGGATTTCTACAG TCATGAATTGCCTGGCCCTGTGGATTCTCCTCCTGTTCTCCGGTCTGTCCAGCAGCCGTCTCTGCAACAGGATCCTACAGCTGGCTCCCAAAGCCGGTCACAAGATACCAATTTAAACCTGACACATTATGGGGTCCAGCATATTCCTCCTGCCTATAAGAGCATGGCTGAACCTTGGATTCAG GTTTTCGGAATGGAACTGGTAGGCTGCTTGTTTTCTCGCAACTGGAATATCCGGGAGATGGCCCTGCGGCGTCTTTCCCACGACGTCAGTGGGGCCCTGCTCTTGGCAAATGGTGAAAGCACTGGAAATTCGGGAAGTGGCAGTGGGTGCACCCCTGTTGGTTCATCTCAGTCTACTGTCTCAGGGGATGTCGTTGTGGATGCCTGCTGCAGTGTGTTGTCCATGGTGTGTGCCGACCCGGTCTACAAAGTGTACGTCGCTGCTTTA AAAACCTTACGAGCCATGCTTGTCTACACTCCTTGCCATACACCAGCAGAAAGGAAAAGGCTACAACGGCTTCTCAACCCAGTTGTTGAAACCATCCTGGTCAAATGTGCAGATGCCAATAG CCGGACAAGTCAGCTTTCAGTGTCAACGTTGTTGGAACTATGCAAAGGACAAGCCGGCGAGTTAGCAGTGGGAAGAGAAATACTCAAATCTG GTTCCATTGGTATTGGTGGTGTGGATTTTGTCTTGAACTGTATTCTTGCAAACCAAACCGAGTCGAACAACTGGCAAGCACTACTTGGCCGTCTTTGTCTTATTGACAGACTCTTGTTGGAGTTTCCTGCTGAATTTTATCCCCACATTATCAGTGGAGAAGTTTTGCAGGCTGATACGGTAGTAGACAG ATATAAGAACCTGCTATCTCTGTTACATTTTGCATTGCAGTGCATTGATAATTCTCATTCAATGGTTGGAAAACTATCCCGAAGGGTGTTTTTAAGTGCAGCAAGAATGGTTGCAAGGGTTCCCTCTGTGTATGTCAAGTTGTTGGATATGTTGAGCGTGACCAGCTCAACACATTACATCCGTATGCGTCGACGTTTAATGGCCATTGCAGAAGAAATGGATATTGTTGAAGTCATTCAACAGGGTATGGAAGATTCGCAAGCTTTTGAAAAACGCAGGGAAGCTTTTGTACAGCCTTCTGCCCCTGCAAActccccggtaacctcacagacTAATTCCCCAGAAAATACCGTGCAGCTATCAGGGAAGCTGGGGGGAAAAATGTGTGACTCAAAATCGGCTTCCAGCCCAGAGGACTTATGTGAGGCACTGGAAGTCATGTCGTTAGCACTTCCTTTGTCCTCCGTTACCACCGAGCAACCAAAGCCTGCCATTCAGACAAAACGCAGACCACCCAGTAAGTGCTTGAACTCTCCGTCTTCCACTCACCCCCATTCCTTTTTCCCAACGTTGCCTTCTCCTTCTTCTACTCCTTCTGTGCCAGCTGGTCCTGTCACAGATGTCACAAAGCCCCGACCTCAGGGATTCACTCCCTGTAAATGGTCTTCAGCTTCCCCTCAAACTCAGAGGAAATTTTCTCTTCAGATACAAAAGAGCTCTTCAGGAAGTAAAGAGCAAGATAAACTCTCCCCTGTTTTCACCCAAGCAAGGCCATTGCCATCCCATCACATACACAGGCCAAAGCCATCTCGGCCTAACCCAAGTGACGTGGTGAAACCAGGAGAAACACCAAAAGGCAATATGACTCTAGAACTTAATGTTTCCCATTGTGATAACTGTGGCCGTAACAGCAGTGCTGTTATACCAAGTGATGAGACTGTGTTCACACCTGTAGATGAGAAATGCCGACTGGATGCCAATCCAGAGCTCCATTCCAGCATGGAGGACCTGCTGGAGGCTTCAATGCCTGCATGTGACAGCACGGTTACCTTCAAATCTGAAGTTGCTGTACTCTCTCCTGAGCGTGCTGAGATTGATGACACTTACAAAGATGATGTTAGTCACAATCAGAAGTGCAAAGAGAAAATGGAGGCGGAAGAGGAGGAAGCGCTGGCGATTGTTTTGGCAATGTCGGCCTCTCAGGATGCTCTACCTGTTGTGTCCCAGCTGCAGGTTGAAAATGGAGAAGACATCATCATTATTCAGCAGGAT ACACCCGAGACCCTGCCCGGACATACCAAAGCAAAAAATCATTACCGAGAGGAAATGGAATGGCTCAAAGGCCAGCAGATTGGCttaggggcattttcttcctgctATCAAGCTCAGGATGTTGAAACTGGAACATTAATGGCTGTTAAACAG GTTATCTATGTGAGAAATACATCAACGGAACAAGGAGAAGTGGTTGAGACTCTGAGAGAAGAGATAAGGATGATGAATCACTTGAGTCATCCTAACATAATAAGAATGTTGGGCGCTACATGTGAAAAGAGCAACTACAACCTATTTATCGAGTGGATGGCAG GTGGCTCTGTTTCCCaccttcttagtaaatatggtgcaTTCAAAGAATCTGTCATAATCAATTATACTGAGCAGCTGCTGCGTGGCCTGTCATACCTACATGAGAACCAGATAATCCACAGAGACATAAAAG GTGCCAATCTGTTGATTGACAGCACTGGGCAAAGGCTTCGTATTGCTGATTTTGGAGCTGCGGCCAGGTTGGCATCGAAGGGCACCGGCGCAGGGGAATTTCAGGGACAGTTGCTGGGAACAATTGCCTTCATGGCACCAGAG GTGCTGAGAGGGCAGCAATATGGAAGAAGTTGTGATGTGTGGAGTGTTGGGTGCGGCGTTATAGAGATGTCTTGTGCTAAACCTCCTTGGAATGCAGAAAAGCACTCCAACCATCTTGCGCTTATATTCAAG ATTGCTAGTGCAACAACAGCCCCAGCAATCCCACCACATCTGTCTCCAGGCTTGCGAGATGTGACCCTGCGATGTTTGGAACTTCAGCCCCAAGACAGACCTCCATCAAGGGAGCTGCTGAAACACCCCGTCTTTCGCACAAAGTGGTAG